A genomic window from Candidatus Binataceae bacterium includes:
- a CDS encoding DegT/DnrJ/EryC1/StrS family aminotransferase: MRQVPFHRPSIGPAEEREVLDSLRSGWITTGPKAKRFEKEFAAYVGARHALAVAHCTGALHLALFALGVGPGDEVITTPFTFTATAEVIGYLGARPVFVDVDPGTFNLNPARVEEALENGQNRRVRAILPVHFAGHACNMDRLLSIARSHNLKIVEDAAHAVGSARHLEGRGMTRIGTIGDLSCFSFYATKNITSAEGGMVTTEDDALAERIAVASLHGMNRDAWKRYDRSGSWFYEIHDVGFKYNLSDVHAAIGVAQLARADEFMRRRTAIARAYNDALRAEPALQVPYEEPGIEHAWHLYVLRMRPEQLRIGRAQMVELLRERGVGTSVHCIPLNTMHFYQQRYGYRTGDFPVAEDVYSRCLSLPIYPAMSDDDVAYVIENVLALVRENRR, translated from the coding sequence ATGCGACAAGTCCCTTTTCATCGCCCCTCGATCGGCCCCGCTGAGGAGCGCGAGGTGCTCGACAGCCTGCGCTCGGGATGGATCACCACCGGCCCCAAAGCCAAGCGCTTCGAGAAAGAGTTCGCCGCTTACGTCGGCGCGCGCCACGCGCTGGCGGTCGCGCATTGCACGGGCGCGCTGCATCTGGCGCTGTTCGCGCTCGGCGTCGGACCGGGCGACGAGGTCATCACCACGCCGTTCACGTTCACGGCCACGGCCGAGGTGATCGGTTACCTTGGCGCGAGACCGGTATTCGTCGATGTCGATCCCGGCACCTTCAACCTGAACCCGGCGCGGGTCGAGGAAGCCCTCGAAAACGGACAGAATCGGCGCGTGCGCGCGATCTTGCCGGTGCACTTTGCCGGCCACGCCTGCAACATGGACCGTCTGCTCTCGATCGCCCGCAGCCACAACCTCAAGATCGTCGAGGACGCGGCGCACGCGGTCGGCTCGGCGCGCCATCTCGAGGGCCGCGGCATGACGCGGATCGGGACGATCGGCGACCTGTCCTGCTTCAGCTTTTACGCGACCAAGAACATCACCAGCGCCGAGGGCGGGATGGTGACGACCGAGGACGACGCGCTGGCCGAGCGGATCGCGGTCGCAAGCCTGCACGGGATGAATCGCGACGCCTGGAAGCGCTACGATCGCAGCGGTTCGTGGTTTTACGAGATCCACGACGTCGGCTTCAAGTACAACCTCTCCGACGTCCACGCCGCGATCGGCGTGGCGCAACTCGCGCGCGCCGACGAATTCATGCGCCGGCGCACGGCGATCGCGCGCGCCTACAACGACGCGCTGCGCGCGGAGCCTGCGCTCCAGGTCCCGTACGAGGAGCCTGGCATCGAGCACGCCTGGCATCTCTACGTTCTGCGCATGCGTCCCGAGCAGCTTCGGATCGGGCGCGCGCAGATGGTCGAGCTTCTGCGCGAACGCGGCGTCGGAACCTCGGTGCACTGCATTCCGCTCAACACGATGCACTTCTATCAGCAACGCTACGGCTACCGCACCGGCGATTTCCCGGTTGCCGAGGACGTGTACAGCCGATGCCTGTCGCTGCCGATCTATCCCGCGATGAGCGACGACGACGTGGCCTACGTGATCGAGAACGTGCTCGCGCTGGTGCGCGAAAACCGCCGCTGA
- a CDS encoding UDP-glucuronic acid decarboxylase family protein has protein sequence MRILVTGGAGFLGSHLCERLLREGHDVICLDNYFSGKRASIQHLKAHPAFEFIRHDIVEPILLEVDRIFHLACPASPVHYQYNPVKTIKTSVMGTINMLGLAKRVRARILLTSTSEVYGDPEQHPQTESYWGHVNPIGVRSCYDEGKRVAECLMMDYHRQNNVDIRIVRIFNTYGPRMAINDGRVVSNFCVAALRGEELPIYGDGKQTRSFAYVDDIIEALVRMMNAEGLTGPVNIGNPDEFTILELASLAVELARSGSKLAYHPARPDDPVRRRPDISLASSALGWSPKIPLRQGLAMTVEHFRKELGLTSA, from the coding sequence GTGCGAATACTGGTGACGGGCGGCGCGGGGTTCCTTGGATCGCACCTGTGCGAGCGGCTGCTTCGCGAGGGGCACGACGTCATCTGTCTCGACAACTATTTCAGCGGCAAGCGCGCCAGCATCCAGCACCTGAAGGCCCATCCCGCCTTCGAGTTCATCCGCCACGACATCGTCGAGCCGATTCTGCTCGAAGTCGATCGCATCTTTCATCTCGCCTGTCCCGCCTCGCCGGTGCACTACCAGTACAACCCGGTCAAAACCATCAAGACCAGCGTGATGGGCACGATCAACATGCTGGGGCTGGCCAAGCGCGTGCGCGCGCGAATCCTGCTGACCTCGACCAGCGAGGTTTACGGCGACCCCGAGCAGCATCCGCAGACCGAGAGCTACTGGGGCCACGTCAATCCGATCGGCGTGCGTTCCTGCTACGACGAGGGTAAGCGGGTGGCCGAGTGCCTGATGATGGATTACCACCGCCAGAACAACGTCGACATCCGCATCGTGCGCATCTTCAACACTTACGGGCCACGGATGGCGATCAACGACGGACGGGTGGTGTCCAACTTCTGCGTCGCGGCGCTGCGCGGCGAGGAACTGCCGATCTATGGCGACGGCAAGCAGACCCGTTCGTTCGCCTACGTCGACGACATCATCGAGGCGCTGGTGCGGATGATGAACGCGGAAGGTCTCACCGGGCCGGTCAATATCGGCAATCCCGATGAGTTCACGATCCTGGAGCTCGCGTCGCTCGCGGTCGAACTTGCCCGCAGCGGCTCGAAGCTCGCATACCATCCCGCGCGGCCCGACGACCCGGTGCGCCGCCGTCCGGATATCAGCCTCGCCAGTTCGGCGCTCGGATGGTCGCCGAAAATTCCGCTGCGCCAGGGACTCGCGATGACTGTCGAGCACTTCCGCAAGGAACTGGGCCTTACATCCGCTTAA
- a CDS encoding SDR family oxidoreductase has translation MPTALITGASSGLGEQFAYALGREHYDLVLVARREDRLAEVAGRARTAGSGTVRIVPVDLARHETPAALYQQLAGDGVQIDYLVNNAGFGTTGSFHLLPLERELEEIELNVTSLVAMTRLFLPAMVERRRGTVINVASTAAFQATPYMATYGASKAFVLSFSEAVAAELRGTGVTVMAFCPGPVHTEFQKVANNERMHAPSFMWTEADQVVSQAIAAAASGRSVCVAGALNNALVIASKFAPRALSTYVASTMMRPSSVEKTHK, from the coding sequence TTGCCAACCGCGTTAATCACCGGAGCATCGAGCGGGCTCGGCGAACAGTTCGCCTATGCGCTGGGCCGCGAGCACTACGACCTCGTGTTGGTCGCCCGGCGCGAAGACCGGCTCGCGGAAGTCGCCGGACGCGCGCGCACCGCAGGCTCCGGCACGGTGCGGATCGTTCCTGTTGACCTCGCCCGGCATGAGACTCCGGCCGCGCTCTATCAGCAGCTCGCCGGCGACGGCGTTCAAATCGATTACCTGGTCAACAACGCTGGCTTCGGCACGACCGGCAGCTTTCATCTTTTGCCGCTCGAGCGCGAACTCGAAGAGATCGAGCTCAACGTAACTTCGTTGGTGGCGATGACGCGGCTGTTTCTGCCCGCGATGGTCGAACGGCGGCGCGGCACGGTAATCAATGTCGCCTCGACCGCGGCCTTCCAGGCCACGCCCTACATGGCGACTTACGGCGCGAGCAAGGCCTTCGTGCTGAGCTTCAGCGAGGCGGTCGCCGCGGAACTGCGGGGAACGGGCGTGACCGTGATGGCGTTCTGCCCGGGGCCGGTCCACACCGAGTTCCAGAAGGTCGCGAACAACGAGCGGATGCACGCTCCGTCGTTCATGTGGACCGAAGCGGATCAGGTCGTCAGCCAGGCGATAGCGGCGGCCGCGAGCGGCCGTTCAGTATGCGTGGCGGGCGCGCTCAACAACGCGCTGGTGATCGCGAGCAAGTTCGCGCCGCGCGCGCTCTCGACTTATGTCGCCAGCACGATGATGCGCCCGTCGTCCGTGGAGAAGACGCACAAATAA
- a CDS encoding acyl-CoA dehydrogenase family protein, with product MADLAARTTEQRGQIMIGFELTDEQKDLRRLAREFAEREMIPRAREYDEKEIFPRDVCAAAFKAGLMNLGVPREQGGLGLSILDSSIIIEELNYGCSGMANAVGANELATLPLVVAGNEEQKATYLGRLVKELTLCAFAITEPGAGSDVAAMSTTYRREGDSFVLNGTKHFISNGSMADWYVTFATADRKLKHKGISCFVFPADLPGITRRRMHGKLGQRAADTGEIVYDEVRIPASAMVGREGEGFKYAMATFDRSRPEIGAIATGVAQRALDECVKYSQQRQAFGAPIASFQAIQFMMADMAVAVEAMRLLTYKAAWLVDRGESPNAISSYAKLYSADACMKVTTDAVQIFGGYGYMNDYPVQKLMRDAKLLQIYEGTSQIQRMVIARSLLKQ from the coding sequence ATGGCCGATTTGGCGGCACGCACAACCGAGCAGAGAGGGCAGATAATGATCGGGTTCGAGCTTACCGACGAGCAGAAGGACTTGCGCCGTCTCGCGCGCGAATTTGCCGAACGCGAGATGATTCCGCGCGCGCGCGAGTACGACGAGAAGGAGATCTTTCCGCGCGACGTCTGCGCGGCCGCCTTCAAGGCCGGCCTGATGAACCTCGGCGTGCCGCGCGAGCAGGGCGGCCTCGGCCTCAGCATCCTCGACTCGAGCATCATTATCGAGGAGCTGAACTACGGATGCTCCGGGATGGCTAACGCGGTCGGCGCCAACGAACTCGCAACGCTGCCGCTGGTGGTCGCGGGCAACGAGGAACAGAAAGCCACCTACCTCGGCCGCCTGGTCAAGGAGCTGACCCTTTGCGCCTTCGCGATCACCGAGCCGGGCGCCGGCTCCGACGTCGCCGCGATGAGCACGACGTATCGGCGCGAGGGCGACTCCTTCGTGCTCAACGGCACCAAGCATTTCATCTCGAACGGCTCGATGGCCGATTGGTACGTGACCTTCGCGACCGCCGACCGCAAGCTCAAGCACAAGGGCATCTCGTGCTTCGTCTTTCCCGCCGACCTTCCGGGGATCACGCGGCGGCGGATGCACGGCAAGCTCGGCCAGCGCGCCGCCGACACCGGCGAGATCGTCTATGACGAGGTGCGCATCCCGGCCAGCGCGATGGTCGGCCGCGAGGGCGAGGGCTTCAAGTACGCGATGGCGACGTTCGACCGCAGCCGTCCCGAAATCGGCGCGATCGCGACCGGCGTCGCCCAGCGCGCGCTCGACGAGTGCGTCAAATACTCGCAGCAGCGCCAGGCCTTCGGCGCGCCGATCGCGAGCTTCCAGGCGATCCAGTTCATGATGGCCGACATGGCGGTGGCGGTCGAAGCGATGCGTCTCTTGACCTACAAGGCGGCGTGGCTGGTCGATCGGGGCGAGAGCCCCAACGCGATTTCGAGTTACGCCAAGCTCTACAGCGCCGATGCCTGCATGAAGGTCACCACGGACGCGGTGCAGATCTTCGGCGGCTACGGCTACATGAATGACTATCCGGTGCAGAAGCTGATGCGCGACGCGAAGCTGCTGCAGATTTACGAGGGTACGTCGCAGATCCAGCGGATGGTGATCGCGCGGAGCCTGCTCAAGCAGTAG
- a CDS encoding putative quinol monooxygenase: protein MSFTLIARIKAKPGSEGELEAAFRDMIKKVRAAEPGCLTYVLHKSKDDPTTFVWYETYTDDAAFATHRKTEHMKEMGARIANLLAEKPQIELLTELDRK from the coding sequence ATGTCGTTCACATTGATTGCGAGAATCAAAGCCAAGCCAGGATCCGAAGGTGAACTCGAGGCTGCCTTTCGCGACATGATCAAGAAAGTCCGCGCCGCCGAGCCGGGCTGCCTGACTTACGTCCTGCACAAGTCGAAGGACGATCCGACCACTTTCGTCTGGTACGAGACCTACACCGACGACGCCGCCTTCGCGACGCATCGCAAGACCGAGCACATGAAAGAGATGGGCGCGCGGATCGCGAATCTGCTGGCCGAGAAGCCGCAGATCGAATTGCTGACGGAACTCGACCGCAAGTAG